ggctcttccgtttgacttggcgtgtcacatcatttgacacgtggcactgAGCCTAAGGAAGTGGGCTCATCATTcgtagcccaattaaatgggatAGCTCAATAATATTggacttttatttaaatcaatttaATTAGATTTAAATAACTAAGTCAATATATAttaacccataatatttaattggGCCAAAACATATTTAATTTGAGATTAAATCTAAATTTCTTatgaataaaattttaattgCCTACACATTTATTTTTAATACTAATATGGATCGGATGAAGAGATTTGTAGCCATaacttggtttctacagttaagTGTACCTGTTTTTGTTAACttaagaaaaggaaataaaaaaccAGCACATTCCTGAAAATTCAACGTATAAAGAAAGTGATTATACAAGTTTTATGCCTTTTAGTAGAGTAATAAAATAATGAAGAATCACAAGACCTTTTATAGGAAGGGAGTTATTATGTATAGTGCAGGAATCAATTACATCATGCACAACAGACTAATGTCTCTTACAGACTAATGCAAGAATAGTTCTAAAGCCAAAATCTAGAAAAACAATATGTAATTTCAGCCATTTGGTTGAGAAATTAATTTGTTGAACAAAAACTTGTTTGCACCAACTCGACTTGCAAGTCCTTTTCTTCTTCACTGTCTTTGCTGCCATTGCGTCAAGTCTTCTTGATCTCTTTTTTATGGATCTCTTAGAGTATTCTTTTCTCATTTCGTTTAGTACTAGTTTTTgacttctttgttttcttttttctttttttcttttttgtgggGCACTATTAGGGAGCTAGAAGCCTGAGTATGACTCAAACAGTATAGTTGTATCAACAAATTCATTAAatatctcaaagaaacttatttagtttctaaagtattcgtgaaagtggttgattatattgacactgtaaataaagaaaacatttaatatcttctattactactaTTTGTAGCGGgttaatatgtatgtgaaaagctacatgctttattctccagtttgtactatACAAATAAAGAATAccacaataaagtagaagtttattgatataaaaactcatatcataataaacttggagtttattgataattgacCACGTCATGGTATAAACCCgaaatttatcaatattaataattTATCCAGTTGGCACAATTGATTTAGCCatgttaatttaagtatgatgtgcaaaaataaaagagaattcacatgggtaaattttaaagaactagaaagttctttacgaattctcttacgttgcttgttctcattaattaatagaccaactaaaattgagATTGAATCATATGAATACTGGAAATATAAAAagtgaatatgggcccattcacctgccatgtatatcgcataagatgcatctatgagatggttatatgtatgattattattaacccgcaacctAGTGTTTGcaaggtaacttgctcaataatttaatttagagcataatttccagattttctattcaagacagttcatcttgataaatTGGTTTACAccacagttggtttagcaaaataatttattgagtgcccccacttaatagctaaactattgcttatgagaacaaagttatctatataagtttgatatacgttatatacgaaagtatattacattctcccctcacaaatggttcagggtcaggaatcaaataattccatcttattattattgatgtgcggtgtatattttgattaacatcATAACGCATAAATGTGGGTTTCCAAActtgaggaagcaagttagtttttctaacatgagggggagacaagATAAACAGTAGAGAAAACATTACGTgaaatgaattatcatttgtacatctagatcctcgaataagataatatgaacttgaagttcataaaaagataattcatctacAATATTTTGCAAAGCCTGCCAGACACATTTGCTGACTAAAAGAATGTAACTATATTTTCACTGTAAATGttcctattagaataagtcctagaaggacaaagtctatggtacgcttaaagcatatagacaaatcagtttcaaataaaattcttgataaagaagataagCAAATagtcaaaatgatcataataaggaggcaaatgttctagaagatcacatgacgtaacacttcataaaatctcaagaGAGGTTCAAGTACCTGAAAATATGAaggaagagatctctatgttatgtctttatgaaaactattggaaccgatataaaatgttcaTCGACGATATCTATGatagcgctaagtatagatgaAGATCTTAAGTCTGTCGAATACAGACACAAAATATTGGCCAAATGAAAGAGACACAATTcgaatagaattggtttcatagaAGATATGTGGTTTTGGACATATAGTTCAAACACTCAAAAGTATAAAGTCAGTAGTATGTGCAGTCACTTTtatctatcttatatgtctagcatgacataaaaCTTGATATGGAGCTAAAGTCTatttatatggcttatatgaATTAACTTAAAtgacaatccctgaaggatttaaatcgcttgaagcatatacaattcttggttCTGAAGTACAACATCGGCAcatcctaagtgtaatttgtgCACATTTATATCTTGCTATAACTAAAAGCATAATAATATGGTAGCGAGAATTTTTgcctctatggagatattgaaatGGCCATTCCACGACATTATATGAAGACATTACATATCTATCAAGAATGACAatttcaaggtgcaacatattcatACAAGTtgatatggctgatttgtttatcaaatctctaccaacgatattttgaagatggtgcacaaaattgaaatgcaaaagctcaaagatgtgaattgatgctctcatcaggggggaGTTAAtctgcgttgtactctttttttcttataaggttttgtcccactgggtttttcttgcaaggttgTTAGCGAGgtaaccaaaaggcgtatttctaaacatgtgtactctttttctttctctagAATATTTTCCCActaggttttattttagttaaggttttaacgaggcacattatctgttgaatagacattaaagggggagtattataaatagaattatattaaggtgaatgtctatattttagagagatcttagggtttgttacttagtagctaagtcacttttttcctataaatagaggtgttctattccattgtaattcatcccaaatcaataagaattctctctctgtACTTTTCtatgcaatactcttcttcttcttttattgttttataacataAATTAAGTTGTCGTAGGTCTAAAATTCAAAACCTATAAAGATGGAATCTTGACTTCGCCTCTAATCACTAGTTCTTCTGTCTTCTAAAATAATTTCTCAGTTATTCTTGAGCACAAatggatttcttttcattttttctgcCCTATGCCAATTTCTTGGTCTTCATGTTAATATGGCATTATGCTGATATAGGCAGGAGCGGATATAGTGTGTTAAtgacgggttcaattgaacctgtAACTTTCGATTCGGAGTAacaatttatatgtaaaaatccgttaaaattacaaaaatagtagacATGAAGCCataacttaaaaaatataatgagttcaatgctaaaatcttaaaagttgaacccatagagTTTAAATTCTGGATCTGCCTCTTAGGATCAGTGGAGGAAACACATTGCTTAGGTGGTATCATTCGCTAAAAGTttttattatatgtatatatcaagataatattttttgaaagttaTATCTATGACAGCCTAAAAAATAATGCAAATCAAACATTAATTTTGGATGGAAGTAAAAGGACAGCCCAGTGCACAAAGTATCTCGTATTTACGCATAATTCGGGGAAGGGTCAGACCCCAGGGGTATGATGTAGACAACTTACCTATTAAAACCCCACGAACGCAAATTCAAACATGCGTAATAGCTTAGTCGTGACATAGGCCAATACCACTTGGATAAAATCATGCATACACTATTGCATATGATAGTATCTTAGAGAACTGCATTTTACTGTAGGTGATGCTTATATATGTTTGTGGGGAGATATGTGAAGTAACCTTCAAAAGATATGCGAATTGTGACATGCGAAAACGCATGCAAAGCTTTCTGCTTTAAACAATCTGGAGCATTTTGTGTGAAACTTTGTATATATATGTTTGATTTGGACCTTTGAACTATTCGTTTGGAGATTATCCAGCTATGTcggaaagagaagaagaaaccctagatAGGGCGATGAGAGAGAAGGAGAGAATTGAGTCGATCAAAACAAAGACCAAACCCTCTAATTTTTATTATGTCCCTTTATTTATAGAAATATGAGTATATATatttacatcaataaaatctGTAAAGAATagttagaaaaaagaaaaatataattgggTCGGGTAACCTATCACTACTGGGCTGGCCCATTTCCTTTAGCAGAAGTAACAAGGTCCATACCTGGGTTAACACCCCCCTCAAGCTGGAGAGAGTCCAGAATTCAAACACTTACGAACATaatgacaatcaatctcaatatGCTCCGTACGCTCATGGAAGACTGGATATTTGGCAATATGAAGAGCAGTCTGGCTATCACAATGGACTGGGACAGGAGTGCAAATAGGAAGACCAAGATCCCCAAGTAGCCTGACCAACCATGAAATTTCAGCACCTACTTTCCTTAGAGCCCTGTATTCAGCCTCAGCTGAAGACAAAGAAATGGTGGGTTGTTTCTTACTCTTCCAAGAAACTGGGCTCCCACCAAGTGTCACATAATAGCCAGTAACTGATTTGCGAGATATATCACAAGAAGCCCAATCAGAATCAGAGTATGCCACAAGAGACAAGTCAGAAGAGCTGGAGAGAAGCACACCCTGAGAAGGAGAAGCTAACAGATATTTGAGAACATGTAGGCCAGTCATCATGTGAGGAACATGAGGTTTCTGAAGAAACTAGCTCAAGTGCTGGACAGAGAAAGAGATATCAGGTCTACTGTACTGTAAAAAGTTGAGTTTGCCAATAAGTCTCCTGTACACACTAGGATCAGGGAGAGGATCACCCATGTCTAGGGTCAGCTTAACATAAGGGTCCAGGGGAGTCACAACAGAGGTGAAATTGTGGCAGTTGAACTCAGCTAGAAGATTAGTAGTGTATTTAAGCTGACTCATGACATAACCTTGAGGAGTTTTGGTGATTTCCAGACCCAAGAAGTAATGGACTGAACCCAAATCCTTAATCTTGAACTGGTCATCCAAAAATGACTTCAGGGAGTTCATTTTAGTGAGGTCATCTCCAGCCAATAATATATCATCAACCTAGAAAGATAATACCACCAAAGAACCAGAAGAGGATTTGGTAAAAAGAGAGTAATCATTGAGATTGGAAATGTAGCCCCTTGACAGCAAAGCCTCAGACAGTTTTGAAAACCACTGCCTGGAGGCTTGCCTGAGGCTATAAAATGATTTCTTGAGCTTACAGACCAGAGGAGCTGAAGAAGAAACAAAGGAGACATCAAGGTTAGGAGGAATTTTTATATAGACCTCCTCATGGAGATCACTATGGAGGAAAGCATTATTAACATCCAACTAGTACACAATCCAATCTCTCTTGATGGAAAGAGTTAAGAGACATTTGATTGTGGTGTGATTGATAACAGGGGAGAAGGTTTCAGTAAAATCAATGTCTTCCCTCTGAGTATCACCTCTAATAACTAATCTTGCCTTGTATCTTTCAATAGACCCATCTGCCCTCTGCTTAATCTTATAAACCTATTTGCAAGGAATAACCTTCTTATTAGAGGGAAGAGGGACAATGCCCCAGGTCTGATTAGCCTCAAGAGCATGAAATTCTTTTAGCATGGCCTCTTGCCAAGCAAGATGAGCTGCAACCTGCTATTAGAACTGAGGTTCATACATGTGAGCTTCACTAGGTAAGACCTTAGAGTGTGCAGAATTAGGAGAAGGGGAGATGATAGAGGTACATATATAATCCTCGAGGTAGGAGGGTTGAGTGACAGTTCTATTGGACTTCCTTAAGAGAGGAAGAACAAAAGTAGTTGCAGTGGAATTAGGAGAGGTGGAAGGAGTAACAGGGGAAACAATAGGAGGTGAAGATGAAGGTAGATGATTAAAGGAAGGAGAAGATTCAGGATGACTAGTAGGAGGAGAAACTACAGTAGCAGAAGCTGGAATATCCACAAAAGTTGGAGGTAAAACATTGGAATGGGGAGAATTAAAGGAagaagaataaggaaaaatatGTTCATGGAATACCAAGGATGAAAAACAGAAGAGCTAGATAAGTTGAGCAATTTGTAACCTTTCTTCCCACATGGATATCCCATGAATGTACAAGCAATAGCTCTAGATTGAAACTTATCTCTGCCTACCTTGGGGGAAGTAGCAAAGCAGAGACAACCAAATGATCTTATATGATTATAGGAGGGTGGATGACCATGAAGCTTTTCAAAAGCGGAAAGTTTAAGGAGAAGTAGCAGTCAGTACACAATCCCCCTAAAATTTCAGTGGTAGTTTAGATTGAAACAGTAGGGCTCTTGAAACTTCTAAAAGATGTTTGTGTTTTCTTttcacaacaccattttgttgtggagtatgAGGGATAGAAGTTTGATATAAAATTCCTTAGGAAGAAAAGATACTGATGGCTTCAGTACTACTCCCAAGCTCAAAAGCATTATCTGATCTGAAAGTATGTACTGAGCAGTTGAAGTGAACCTTTACCATAGAGGTGAAAGCTTTAAGGATGGACAAAGCATTACTCTTGGAAGAAAGAATATGAGTCCAAGTGACTCTAGTAAAGTCATCAACTAAAGTTAGAAAATACCTAAATCCATTATAGGTTTTAGTGTTATAAGGACCCCAAATATCAATGTGAACTAGTTGAAAAGGTGTGGTAGAATGAATAGTGCTATCATGAAAAGGTAGTCTTTGTTGTCTATCTATTGGATAAATTGAACATATAAAAGGTTGTTTAGTGGATACCTTATTAGACAGAAAAGAAATGGATTGCATCTTATGAAAAGGCATGTGTCCTAATCTCTGATGCCAAAGTAGATCCATCTTATTAACAGTTGAAGTTTGATTACAACTAGGTGGAACATTTACATGTGAAGGTGCAGGGACAAATTTATTACATGGAATTGAACCTACATAAAAAATAAACTCATTGCAAGGTGCATCAATAAAAGATGATAGAGAGGAAGTTGTACTGGGAAACAAATCTCTATCTGGATGAAGATAGTACAGCCTGCCACCAGCCTTACCAATTACCAGTGGCCTCTTCAGAGAAGGGCCTTGTAAAGAACAATGGAATTTGGTAAGAAGTGCTATACAATTCAGCTGAGTAATGAATTGATGaatagaaattaaattaaaatggAAAGATGGCACTAGAAGGACATTAAGTAATGTTGTATCATCTCTTAGATGTAAAGATCCAGTTGATATAACCTTAACTTTATACCCATTAGGTAATGTGACAAGAAATGATTTAGTTAAAGGCACAACATTGTGAAGCAAATGTTAGCTGCAGAGTCATGTGGTTAGTGGCCCCTGAATCCAAGATCCAAGGGTTTGAATTTGACTATGAAGATGCACACATATAAGAACCTACAGACTCTACAACATAGGCAGTGAACAAACCTGCAAAGTGAGAAAAGGCAGAATCCTCATCTGGGTGAATAGTTGGTACAGAACCAGGAGAGGCTTGAACTTGTTGGAATAAAGTCAGGAGATGCTGATATTTCTCCTTTGTAAACCCATGAACTGGAACAGAATTTCCTGGAGGCTGACTAACACCAGGAGATGGCTGAGGATAGGAAATATCACCTTGGACACATGAAGCAGACTTCTTGTTCTTTGTGAATTTAAAATCAGGGAAAAAACCATGAAGTCTATAATATTTTTCCACTGTGTGTCCAGGTTTCTTACAGTACTTACAAGATACTGTAGACACATTCTTGTTGGGTTCATAATTCACCTTCTGAGTGAAGTTTCTATTGTTATTGTACTGAGTAGGGGAGACAGAGAAAGAGGCAGAATCCCCAGAGAAATTGGAAAGAGTGGAAATGGCCTCCTTTTGACTCTCATCCTGTTGTAGAAAGGAGTAAGCCTTGCTTATAGGAGGAAGGGGATTCATCATCATGATGACACTCTTAACAGTAGAATATGACTTATTCAACCCATTCAGGAGCTGCAACAATTGTTGATCCTCTATAAACTTTGGAAGTGCTCCAAAAGAACACACTGGACCAACATAAGAGGAGTTCAGTTCATTCCACAAGCTCCTAAGTTTAGTGAAATAGGTAGCAATGCCAGATGAACCCTGAGTGATTGTGCTAATTTTCCTTTGGATTTGAAGGTACTTTGAGCCATTTGATTGACCAAATCTCTCATTAATGTCTTTCCAGACTTCCCTTGTAGTCTTAAGACACATGGCATTGGTTGCAATCTCTCTAGACACATAATTAATTATCCATACCTTCACTATGTCATTACACCTTTCCCAGTATAAATAGTAAGGAGAATCTGGTGGTGGTTGAGGAACCCTACCATCTAAGATTCCTAATTTGTTCTTTGCAGATAAGGAGGTAAGCATATTGCTTCTCCATAGGACAAAGCTACATCCATTAAAAGGCACTGACACCAATTGACTATTAGGACTGTCAGAAGGATGCACATACAATGGATGGGATGGATCTATTATGAAGGGAGTAAAACCCTCAGAAGTTGTATTACTAAGTGATCCTACGTTATCCATAAGTTCAATtcaataaaaatgagagaaaacaaTTAACAATTGTAATAGTATAATTTTCTACACAAGTACAATATATGCAGCAACGGATCTATATGATTTTGGAGTTGAACATAGGGAAGATATTACCAGCCTCCTTCtcaaactcgaagaagaagagtCTTCTCTGAATGCGAAACCCTAGAAAGTCTAATCCGCAGAAActggtgaggaaatttgggaaaacCAGAAGCTCCTAGCAGGACAAGTCAGTTGAAGATGCAAGACAAAGAAAACCCCAAATTTTAACGGTCAAAATCGTCGGTTATCAGGTGTCATCGATCAAACACAGACGGAGATGAAAACATCCAAAACTCTAGGCGAGGGTAACATCGGACTGAAGCTCATGACGAGAGAAATTAGAATTCCTGCTATAATACCATGTTTGTTTGAGGATTATCCAGCTATGTcggaaagagaaaaagaaacccATAGATAGGGTGATGAGAAGGAGAGAATTGAGTCGGTCAAAACAAATACTAGACCCTCTAATTTTTATTATGTCCCTTTATTTAAAGAAAGCGAGATGAGCATGCTATTTTCAAATCGATTGATAGATAGCCTGATCTGTTCTGATAGATTAAAAGAAAttaatatgaatatatatatttacatcaataaaatctGTAAAGAAtagtaagaaaaaataaaaatacaattgGGTCGGCTAACCTATCACTACTGGGCTGGCCCCTTTCCTTTAACAGAAGTAATATGGTCTATATATGGGTTAACATGAACTTCATTGAAGTGATAGAGGGACGACAATAACAGAGCTAGGATTTATTTTAGTAGCTCATAACTAGTGATACCGGGATCGACCAGTGGTTTATGTTTTGCAAAATTGTTCCGCTTGTTTTGAAATGTCTAAACAAAAGATTTATGATAATATATGATTAGTAAATGAAATAAGGAAAAGACATGTTTATGTTATAAATGTcgaatcggcttgcctagtactgcgATAGGCACCATTACAGCCGGggtgatttatatatatatatatatatatatatatatatatatatatatatatattgtgtgtgtgtgtgtgtgtgttatcaGTGGCGTAGCCAGGAATCCTGCCAAGAGtgtttaaactttaaacaagtcaATGAAGCTTTTGGTCGAAGAATGATGTACCGAATTTTTAAAATCAAACTGCGTAATATTTAGCTAAAAAATCTAAATACTTATAATAGAACTATAATttcataaatcaaaataaatataaaaaaagataACAACAGAAATTTTACTAATAAAAGTAAGCATAaactaaaggaaagagaaagTCGAGAGGGTTTGTAGTTTGTAGAGAGCTTTTATTGAAGAAATTTTATATAGCTTGGCTTATAAATTATAAAATTCATTTAAGAAACCCTTTTAATTAAAAACTACATTTGAGATTAgttatttatttttacataaattttaagttttaagaGTTATTTTATTAGAAAATCTTTTAGATTGAAAAAGAGTCAAATAGACCACACACTAGTCTTCGTTTAGATTGTGAAATGAAATGGGCAAATAACTTTAAACCCATGAACAACGTATTACTTTGAAAATCTTGACCGATGGACTAACTCACTCAACTATGTTAAGGGtattcaaatataatatata
This DNA window, taken from Nicotiana tabacum cultivar K326 chromosome 15, ASM71507v2, whole genome shotgun sequence, encodes the following:
- the LOC142169839 gene encoding uncharacterized protein LOC142169839, with product MDNVGSLSNTTSEGFTPFIIDPSHPLYVHPSDSPNSQLVSVPFNGCSFVLWRSNMLTSLSAKNKLGILDGRVPQPPPDSPYYLYWERCNDIVKVWIINYVSREIATNAMCLKTTREVWKDINERFGQSNGSKYLQIQRKISTITQGSSGIATYFTKLRSLWNELNSSYVGPVCSFGALPKFIEDQQLLQLLNGLNKSYSTVKSVIMMMNPLPPISKAYSFLQQDESQKEAISTLSNFSGDSASFSVSPTQYNNNRNFTQKVNYEPNKNVSTVSCKYCKKPGHTVEKYYRLHGFFPDFKFTKNKKSASCVQGDISYPQPSPGVSQPPGNSVPVHGFTKEKYQHLLTLFQQVQASPGSVPTIHPDEDSAFSHFAGSIPCNKFVPAPSHVNVPPSCNQTSTVNKMDLLWHQRLGHMPFHKMQSISFLSNKLHGHPPSYNHIRSFGCLCFATSPKVGRDKFQSRAIACTFMGYPCGKKASATVVSPPTSHPESSPSFNHLPSSSPPIVSPVTPSTSPNSTATTFVAAHLAWQEAMLKEFHALEANQTWGIVPLPSNKKLDVNNAFLHSDLHEEVYIKIPPNLDVSFVSSSAPLVDDILLAGDDLTKMNSLKSFLDDQFKIKDLGSVHYFLGLEITKTPQGYVMSQLKYTTNLLAEFNCHNFTSVVTPLDPYVKLTLDMGDPLPDPSVYRRLIGKLNFLQYSRPDISFSVQHLS